CCCAGCAGGTTGAGGGCAATTTGACGTAACAGAGTCATGTTCTGTGGGGCATAATCTTTGCGGGTAGTGTTCTCAAAACGTTGGAAGGCTATATAATAGGAGCTTGAAAAATAGAGTTAAGTAAGTATTTGAGGTTTGCTGATGGCTGTTTGGCTTTCTGTTCTCTGTCCAGATTGTGGCTCGGATAATATTATCAAGCATGGTAGATTGGTCACAGGGAAGCAACGCTATCTCTGTCAAAATCTGGACTGTCTTCGCCGCACTTTCGTACTCAATACAGAACAGCCAGGACGGAAGCGGGAGGTCAAGCAGAAAATTGTGGAGATGGCTCTCAATGGAAGTGGTATTAGAGATACCGCTCGCGTGTTGCATGTAAGTCCGGCAACAGTCATTAGAGAATTAAAAAAAAGTTGCCACAGCTCAAACCAGTAAATCAGAAGTTGTTAGAGGCGCTCAAACCTGAGCAAGTAGAGTTAGAAATTCGGCGAGTTGAACAAGAGGCAGAGGAAGGAATTGAAGAATCGGAACTAGACGAGATGTGGAGCTATGTCAGCAAAAAACCAACCAGCGGTGGCTTTGGCATGCCATCGACCGCCAGACAGGCCAAGTCCTTGCTTATACTTTTGGACAACGAAAAGACGAAGTCTTTCTCAAGCTCAAACAGTTGTTAGAGCCGTTTGGTATTAAGAAATGTTGTACGGATGGATGGGGAGCGTACTCGCGCCATTTACCCACAAATAAACATGGAATGGGTAAGAGGAAAACTCAGAAAATTGAACATAAACATCTAAATTTAAGAACTCGAATTAAGCGACTAGCTAGAAAGACAATTTGCTTTTCCAAATCTGAGGAGATGCACGACTTAGTAATTGGATTATTTATTAACCACTACGAGTTTGGTTTAAACGTCTAACAACAGTTTGATAACACTACCTGTATTCCCTTTATCACTGAGCAACAAAATCCGTGCACGAAAAAGTTGCCTGGCTGAGTGTTTTCCCTGCCGAATCAATGCCTGTAAACTTTCGCGCTCTACGTCTGTTAGCTTGACAATGTACTTCTTTGCCATATGCACTACCTGTTTTAGAGGTAGTTTACCTTGAGGGAGAATCTACCCATCAAAGCTATTGTGGCGGACTACTACGTGGTTGACGATTTCCCAACATCATACCACTTTCTGGTCTTTATCACGTCGATTTGTTACGCTTTCTTTGGCGCTTATCTTCTTTCGCATATTATAGAAGATTTTATCCAGTCCCAAGAGCGCAATCTGGAGGATTAGGCAATAAACGGCGAGGTCTGTGTATTGAAGATCCCTATCTGCAACCATACGATGAATATATTCAAACAAAGCAGCAGAAGGACAAGGCAATGACCAAAATCGCATTGATAACCGGATCGAGCCGAGGACTGGGCAAAAGTAGTGGTTTGAATCTGGCTAAAAAAGGG
This window of the Chroococcidiopsis sp. CCMEE 29 genome carries:
- a CDS encoding IS1 family transposase, producing MDRQTGQVLAYTFGQRKDEVFLKLKQLLEPFGIKKCCTDGWGAYSRHLPTNKHGMGKRKTQKIEHKHLNLRTRIKRLARKTICFSKSEEMHDLVIGLFINHYEFGLNV